TTTCAGTAGTTTCACGATGTGTGTTTGATGATGTCTGGCTGTCTCCCTGGGTAGAAATCCtgataacaaaaaataaaacgtaattctgtaagaaaaataatttgtagGCTATTTTTCTCGCAATGTAAGACAAAATCTTACCTTCACCAGGAGGAGTAACGTATGTTTTTCGGCAATTTGATAACACCTCACCATCTTTAATAATACCAATGCCCAACTTATTGGCACTACCTTCGAAACCAATAGCAATAACCATCGTTGGtggaataataataataataataataaaaaatcactttatgtAACTTTTTTCTACGATTGACATTGAATTTCGAATTGTCAGTGGTAGCGATGAAGTTCCTTTCGAGTGACAGAAACTAGAAAGAATTAGAAACCACGCCGGATTTATGTGATAACATGTGTTTACGTTTTTGGATGCTTGTTTACTTTTCcttatcagaaaaatgaaacaccAGAAATTTTTTGCGGTACCGAATGTgccttttgaaataattttttcaatttatgacaATCATAATTCGTAAtgttgagtttttttgaaaattggtagtTTTTTGAGCTGTATATAGTGATTTGGTCTTCGTTGTATTGAGGAACAATTAAGCTGAAATATGAGCAAACTGTACATATTTTCTCCCGATTAGCGCTGATGGCAAATTATTTTgccattgccaaaaagtgtactaatggcaaaaaaatggttaGCGTATGGCAAAGCTCCAGCCAATGAGCGTGCAGCATTACAGCTTTGCCATTATGGCAAAAGGTTGGTCTTTGACATTGAATGGCAAAGTAATGGCAGTTTTTtggcattattatttttaccatttggtGGCAGTTTTTTGGCGATTATATTTCAgaacttaattttcaaaaattaaaatgaggggGTTGGAAGGTgcaattctgatttttgttttgcgaTCTGTCATATATACACTTCGAAGGATTTTTTCAGCTCATCtcttcctacgaaaaatccctgaactatttacctacctaacggggattcgaacctgggtccctacaATTCCTAACCAGATGCCCTAACCACTACACTATGCCTACACTATTATGGTAAGGGcgttaaaagaatatatttgtttgtcATCGCGTtgtaatgttttaaattttcattatggTACTACTGGGTGAACTAAGTGATATGCCCTgccctcggatttttgaaattttgatgaaacattattgggtacctttaaaaacaATGTcggacccaaaaaaatttccctcgccCCATCCCCTTGTCCACAAtggcaaaaaaacgattttttaaaagaaaaaatcattctttcaacaagttttgatcaaagaaatttgaattcattgggaagggaagggattgcccaaaaattgaatttttttgtgaaaatgcttCATTATGGCGTATTTATTCCATGCAACCTTTCCGATCAAGGCGTAAATAGCGCtacaatgaagcatttttcacgaaaaattcaatttttgggcaacctcCTTCCTCAATGTGGCCCTTAGGAAAgtcaactgcaaatctaacttcatattcgtattcagcgggTTCGATTCATGAGATAACCATACCCATATTGTTAATCTacttttgcccaaaattgggggaggggccAGAGGGGGTGTCTATTGGCTCAAATTGAGGTATTCAAGAAGTTATTCTACTACTTTTAGTGGCCTTCACGCGAAATTTCAAAGCTATATCACATCACTGGCAGTACATTTCGCTTTTTTGAAGGTGTCACGACacacaaaacacatttttgagtgtttttcaagtttttaaagatTACCcacttggagaaaaaatttgaaaaaaatttcaatttcaaatttacatgtaggtagtacctagacctactcatgCACGTATATccttggaagaaaaaaatgtcgtgtGCTTGAATTAAGTTTGGAGATGTgggggttcaaatttttttttgtccataTCTCTCCCCTgcgaggtcaaaaattgttgaaaaaattcctgtggCTAGACTCATGTCTTCTCTGGATATTTtaggtgaattcaaaattttttgttcaagacTCATTCaagtatatgattttttttctgaaaaaatcgtttttttgccaCGGTTTCGTcaatgttggcaaatttttgtcaaaactagcATAAACAGAGTGTCATCTGTTCTGCAGCGATTCTCAAAAGTGCCATTGTTGGcaattttgtcatattttccattttaatccAAGTTTTACCACTCTTTTGCCaataatgtcaaaatattggcaaaagCTTGGCAAAAGTATTGgcaaaattattccattttcattttgccaaccatttgccaaaaaagtgacaaatggCAATTTTAGAATTGCCATTGCGCTAATCGGGCTTGAATCCTCTCTTGCAAAATCATTGTGTTATCATAATACTTTGTAAGTATTTGTAgataaaagttacaaaatttgtATACAATACAATGACAATATTTTGAAGCAGGATTTTTAATATATAACATATCTAAATAATCTGTGTTCTAAATAATTGATTCTTTTTCTCTCAGGTGTACTAAAATGGACTTGGATAAGCATTTAATAAGAGAGGTTAAAAACCGTCCTGTACTGTATGATTCCAGTCATTCAAATTACAAAGATATCGATTATAAGCAACAAACATGGATTGAAATTGGTAGGAAACTGATTGGCACTGAAGATGATACAACCTCAGGTACTTACACTTGATTATTTTAACGTAAATATAGTCTCAttaatttcaagtacctctgcATAATTCGACAATAATATTGTATGTTTTTAGTGAATGCTCTCAAAGTCCGATGGAAAAGCTTACGCGATGCTTATgttaaagaaagaaaatacgACATTTCTAAAAGTTGTGGattgaaagtaaaattgaagaaaccaTGGAGGTTCAAAAAACAAATGGAATTTTTAGCCCCATTCATTCAAAGCAGAAAAGAAATCATTGATGTTTCAAACACCGAAGAAAATGACAGTAGAAGCGATATCACAATTGAGACTAAAATTGATGGGCCGAATTCAAGTCACAATGATAGCCAGAAAACGGATAATGAACCAGATAGTTCTgtcaatcacaaatctgacttAGCTGATTACAAACTTATTCCTCGTGAACGAAAAGCAACCGagattgattcatttttccGCGGAATTTCTGATGCAGTTATGGGACTGAATAAGAAAAACCAAATAATTGTACAGAGAGAAATTGCTACAttggtgatgaattttaaattgaaagagctagaagaggaagaaaaacgTAGCAATAACTCATGACAATCAAATTaaatatcatcatcattattaattttttttttcaatgtacgtGTTGaataaaatagtaggtatagcTTTTAAATCTtgcattgaaataaaataatctaTAGAACTAGCTATTTATAAGAATACCATTAGTTCCAAGATTCCCCAtctttttgattgttttgaacgGTATATCTATAAATGCTATCTTTGTTCCTGTTGTACAATTAATTGAACCTTGAACGACACTGTTTCGCTTTCACGACCCTTActaattgaatttaattttctcattttcaaatcaaacgTTCAATTTGAATATACTTGTGTAGAACGATTTTTAATTGACCTATCGTTTGTGTACGCGTATCATTCTGCATTTGAAaactacaattttgaaaaaacgtcacTTTTTTCGAGACTTGGCTTTTATGTAAATCAtaacttttcaatattttataataCATGCTTCCTGTGGTGTGTCAGTGTTATCTTATTTTCTGTTGTACTTTAACACGTCGTGATAGTATTATCGTTTTAGATGTAACTTTTTCCTATAGGTACTTTTCATGTATCTCACCACGGTATTATTCAGTCTACTGAAACTactatttgtaaaaatatatttttgcgaatgtgaaaacttttttttcaaattatgaaaaatttcagcagaatcACAAGTGAGTGTCATTTATTTagtaacatttttcattttttaatcgaCTACACTTTGATATTTGTTTTAatgatacttcgatttttttttaacttcatgtcattttcttttaattgttcaagaaattgatgttaaaaatttgaaacgatgTTATTGCGTCTCTTCCTcggattcgccaaaaattccaGAGTTTGCGTATATTCCAAAGCCATATAAAGTAAGTTTCTTGCTTGGAAAActgtataggtaataggtatgagTTTGGCATAAAATTACTtagtttttacgattttttttctgtttggaTTGCAGGGATTAGAAtatgataaaattcaaaaaatccgaaaCGAGAACATTGTCCCCTGTATACAGCAATATTATAAAAAACCTTTACTGTTACACGAGGGTAAAATGCAATGGCTTTTTGATCACGAAGGGAAAAGATATCTCGATATGTTTGGTGGTATCGTAACTGTCAGCATAGGTCATTGTCATCCGTAagtgatttttatgtaaaagtTTATAGCATTAATTCAGCTACTTTTCATGATACACATTTTAATTGTAATTATTCTAGGAAAGTAACACCAACTGCTCATGAACAAATAGACACATTATGGCATAGTACCAATATTTATCAGCATCctaaactttacgaatatgcgGAAGAATTGACATCAACTTTACCTTCTTATTTGAATGTAAATGAACATTATTCAATCTTTTAGGTATAGTATAAtaatattcacattttttggttGGTTGTACTtgaagaacaattttttcacttactTGATCCTCCATATTTAAAATATGATGCATAGGTTTACCAGGGTTTACCAATTTGAAATAGgctataaaaattttgaatttggctATACATTGAAGTAAACAAAATTGGGTGTTTCACGTGTTAGGTACTATCacgaaaatttgataattttagaagAAAGACGTCATCGATACAGGTATTTAATaagaaaaatacgtatttttaaaatgttaatttgaGCACCTATGGGCAATACGTAAATGTGTACTTAGATAAGAAAATCTTTATCGagattaattttatttcgaagaattaatgcataattttcaagcgtgtgattttatttattattacaaTCGCTTGCTCATCCGAATAATCATTATAAACCGATATCGAATGGGAAAATGTCGTGGAAGTTTTCAAAGTATTACGTGCTCTTTTGAGGCACTGGAggaaaaaaactaatttaaataaaaaatgaaaattaactaCCTAACTAAAGCAAACAAACTACCAATTTTGGATTGCAATTTTTAAtagataaattaaaaataatttcaaattttcaaccatacTGAACTCAGGTGTggcaagaataaaaaaaattaagatg
The sequence above is a segment of the Planococcus citri chromosome 3, ihPlaCitr1.1, whole genome shotgun sequence genome. Coding sequences within it:
- the LOC135842170 gene encoding uncharacterized protein LOC135842170: MDLDKHLIREVKNRPVLYDSSHSNYKDIDYKQQTWIEIGRKLIGTEDDTTSVNALKVRWKSLRDAYVKERKYDISKSCGLKVKLKKPWRFKKQMEFLAPFIQSRKEIIDVSNTEENDSRSDITIETKIDGPNSSHNDSQKTDNEPDSSVNHKSDLADYKLIPRERKATEIDSFFRGISDAVMGLNKKNQIIVQREIATLVMNFKLKELEEEEKRSNNS